The Entelurus aequoreus isolate RoL-2023_Sb linkage group LG23, RoL_Eaeq_v1.1, whole genome shotgun sequence genome has a window encoding:
- the LOC133640850 gene encoding trace amine-associated receptor 1-like, which translates to MGAESMVNWTYDLNVMHPCYESDNASVSFSSRPSVTCVSVYVLLALLSAVTICGNLLVIISVMHFQQLHTPTNYLILSLSVADLLVGLLVFPFSMTLTVTACLHRHNFACQIRDSLDISLCTSSILNLCCISIDRYYAVCRPLSYASKMSARVASAMIGACWSVAVVIALGITVGGYSQGACGETCSVNVVLSNIMGPLLAFYLPAVVMSCIYLKIFFVAQKQLSSIHASKSVSKVERKATRTLAIVMGVFLLFMTPYFFSVVFQPLFRSPPSVAVMETLNWLTLSNSMLNPFIYAFFYNWFRSAFKMIITGKIFEGDCADCTLI; encoded by the coding sequence ATGGGAGCAGAGTCCATGGTCAACTGGACCTATGATCTTAACGTCATGCATCCTTGTTATGAATCTGACAATGCATCTGTGTCATTTAGCAGCCGGCCTTCCGTGACCTGTGTTTCAGTCTATGTTCTCCTTGCTCTGTTGTCTGCTGTGACAATATGTGGGAACCTTCTGGTCATCATTTCTGTCATGCACTTCCAGCAGCTTCACACTCCCACTAATTATCTCATCTTATCTCTTTCCGTGGCCGACCTGCTGGTGGGCCTTCTGGTGTTTCCTTTCAGCATGACTTTGACTGTCACCGCCTGTCTCCATCGCCACAATTTCGCCTGTCAGATACGGGACAGCCTGGATATCTCACTCTGCACGTCGTCCATTCTGAACCTGTGCTGCATTTCCATAGACCGATACTACGCCGTGTGCCGGCCGCTGTCGTACGCGTCCAAGATGAGCGCCCGGGTGGCGTCCGCGATGATCGGGGCGTGTTGGAGCGTCGCGGTTGTGATTGCGCTCGGTATTACGGTCGGAGGTTACAGTCAAGGAGCGTGCGGGGAAACGTGCTCGGTTAACGTCGTCCTCTCGAACATCATGGGACCGCTTTTAGCCTTCTACCTGCCTGCAGTGGTCATGAGCTGCATCTACCTGAAGATCTTCTTTGTGGCTCAGAAGCAGCTGAGCAGCATCCACGCTTCAAAGTCTGTGAGCAAAGTGGAGAGGAAAGCCACCAGGACTCTGGCCATTGTTATGGGAGTCTTCTTACTGTTCATGACTCCATACTTTTTTTCCGTGGTCTTCCAGCCGTTATTCCGCAGTCCTCCATCAGTGGCGGTCATGGAGACCCTGAACTGGCTCACCTTGTCCAACTCCATGCTCAATCCTTTCATCTATGCTTTCTTCTACAACTGGTTCCGCTCCGCTTTCAAAATGATCATAACCGGCAAAATATTCGAAGGGGATTGTGCCGATTGTACTTTGATTTGA
- the LOC133640909 gene encoding trace amine-associated receptor 1-like yields the protein MGAESMVNWTYDLNVMHPCYESDNASVSFSSRPSVTCVSVYVLLALLSAVTICGNLLVIISVMHFQQLHTPTNYLILSLSVADLLVGLLVFPFSMTLTVTACLHRHNFACQIRDSLDIILCTTSILNLCCISIDRYYAVCRPLSYASKMSARVASAMIGVCWAVSALIAVGIVFGGFSQGSCEETCSVQIVAAHTLGPVFGFYLPAVVMSCIYLKIFFVAQKQLSSIHASKSVSKVERKATRTLAIVMGVFLLFMTPYFFSVVFQPLFRSPPSVAVMETLNWLTLSNSMLNPFIYAFFYNWFRSAFKMIITGKIFQGDLANSNLF from the coding sequence ATGGGAGCAGAGTCCATGGTCAACTGGACCTATGATCTTAACGTCATGCATCCTTGTTATGAATCTGACAATGCATCTGTGTCATTTAGCAGCCGGCCTTCCGTGACCTGTGTTTCAGTCTATGTTCTCCTTGCTCTGTTGTCTGCTGTGACAATATGTGGGAACCTTCTGGTCATCATTTCTGTCATGCACTTCCAGCAGCTTCACACTCCCACTAATTATCTCATCTTATCTCTTTCCGTGGCCGACCTGCTGGTGGGCCTTCTGGTGTTTCCTTTCAGCATGACTTTGACTGTCACCGCCTGTCTCCATCGCCACAATTTCGCCTGTCAGATACGGGACAGCTTGGATATCATACTCTGTACCACTTCTATTCTCAACCTGTGCTGCATTTCCATAGACCGATACTACGCCGTGTGCCGGCCGCTGTCGTACGCGTCCAAGATGAGCGCCCGGGTGGCGTCCGCGATGATCGGGGTGTGCTGGGCTGTTTCTGCGCTGATAGCGGTCGGTATCGTCTTTGGAGGATTCAGCCAAGGAAGCTGCGAGGAAACGTGCTCGGTGCAAATAGTTGCGGCGCACACCCTGGGTCCGGTGTTTGGCTTCTACCTGCCTGCAGTGGTCATGAGCTGCATCTACCTGAAGATCTTCTTCGTGGCTCAGAAGCAGCTGAGCAGCATCCACGCTTCAAAGTCTGTGAGCAAAGTGGAGAGGAAAGCCACCAGGACTCTGGCCATTGTTATGGGAGTCTTCTTACTATTCATGACTCCATACTTTTTTTCCGTGGTCTTCCAGCCGTTATTCCGCAGTCCTCCGTCGGTGGCGGTCATGGAGACCCTGAACTGGCTCACCTTGTCCAACTCCATGCTCAATCCTTTCATCTATGCTTTCTTCTACAACTGGTTCCGCTCCGCTTTCAAAATGATCATAACCGGCAAAATATTTCAAGGAGATCTTGCCAACAGCAATTTATTCTGA